A single Natrinema pellirubrum DSM 15624 DNA region contains:
- a CDS encoding FAD-binding oxidoreductase, producing the protein MAVMTTPVDDGAIDGFREGLHGELLRPGDPDYDETRTIWNGMIDKRPALIARSRGVADVIVAVEFAREQEMVLAVRGAGHNIAGNAVCDDGLMLDLSAMQSVRIDPGAQTARVEPGATLGDFDHEAQAFGLATPTGINSTTGIAGLTLGGGFGWLTRRYGMTVDNLRSVDIVTADGELRHASETENADLFWGIRGGGGNFGVVTSFEFDLHEVGPEILSGPIVYAGEDARDVIRHVRDFNEDAPEEAAVWVVLRKAPPLPFLPEDVHGVGVVLVVTFYAGDMVEGAEVLAPLREYGDPIADAVGPHQYAAFQQAFDPLLTEGSRNYWKSHNFSELSDDAIDTAVEYAADLPSALSEIFFAQLGGAMARVPSDATAYPHRDAEYAMNVHTRWEDPAMDDECIAWSRAFFDAMAPHATGGVYANFISEATGEEDLAYGRNGDRLAEIKAEYDPENLFRLNQNVEPAR; encoded by the coding sequence ATGGCAGTGATGACCACACCCGTAGACGACGGTGCAATAGACGGATTCCGCGAGGGGCTTCACGGCGAGTTGCTCCGTCCCGGGGATCCGGACTACGACGAAACCCGAACGATCTGGAACGGAATGATCGACAAGCGGCCGGCACTCATCGCTCGTTCGAGGGGCGTCGCGGACGTGATCGTGGCGGTGGAGTTCGCCCGCGAACAGGAGATGGTTCTCGCGGTTCGCGGTGCCGGGCACAACATCGCGGGGAACGCGGTCTGTGACGACGGGCTGATGCTCGACCTCTCGGCGATGCAGTCGGTTCGTATCGATCCGGGGGCACAGACTGCCCGCGTCGAGCCCGGGGCGACCCTCGGCGACTTCGACCACGAGGCACAGGCGTTCGGGCTGGCGACACCGACCGGAATCAATTCGACGACCGGGATCGCGGGGCTCACGCTCGGCGGCGGCTTCGGCTGGTTGACTCGCAGGTACGGAATGACGGTGGATAACCTGCGGTCCGTGGACATCGTCACTGCCGACGGCGAACTGCGTCACGCGAGCGAGACGGAAAACGCGGATCTCTTCTGGGGGATTCGGGGCGGTGGCGGCAACTTCGGCGTCGTTACCTCCTTCGAGTTCGACCTCCACGAAGTCGGCCCCGAGATCCTCTCGGGACCGATCGTCTACGCGGGCGAAGACGCACGGGACGTCATCCGGCACGTCCGGGATTTCAACGAGGACGCACCGGAGGAAGCCGCCGTCTGGGTCGTCCTCCGGAAGGCACCGCCCCTGCCGTTCCTCCCCGAAGACGTCCACGGCGTCGGCGTCGTCCTCGTCGTGACGTTCTACGCCGGAGACATGGTGGAGGGAGCGGAGGTCTTGGCTCCGCTCCGTGAGTACGGAGACCCGATCGCAGATGCTGTCGGCCCCCACCAGTACGCGGCCTTCCAGCAGGCGTTCGATCCGCTACTCACCGAGGGGTCCCGGAACTACTGGAAGTCACACAACTTCAGTGAACTCTCGGACGACGCCATCGATACCGCGGTCGAGTACGCAGCCGACCTTCCGTCGGCGCTGTCCGAGATCTTCTTCGCGCAACTCGGCGGCGCGATGGCACGTGTCCCCTCGGACGCCACGGCGTACCCCCATCGGGACGCCGAATACGCCATGAACGTCCACACGCGGTGGGAGGATCCCGCCATGGACGACGAGTGCATCGCCTGGTCGCGGGCGTTCTTCGACGCGATGGCACCGCACGCGACCGGCGGCGTCTACGCGAACTTTATCAGCGAGGCGACGGGCGAGGAGGACCTCGCTTACGGGCGAAATGGGGACCGGCTGGCCGAGATCAAGGCCGAGTACGATCCGGAGAACCTGTTCCGACTGAACCAGAACGTCGAACCGGCCCGGTAA
- a CDS encoding cupin domain-containing protein, translating into MGYDTVAKTDPDSVIDEEWGGMWFLKEPLATEELGISILELEPGGKGMEHAEAESGQEEVYYVVEGRVDVDLTDAGETVTLETDEAIRLDPEESRQILNQYDERAKLVLVGAPL; encoded by the coding sequence ATGGGCTACGATACCGTTGCCAAGACCGATCCGGACTCAGTCATCGACGAGGAGTGGGGCGGCATGTGGTTCCTCAAGGAGCCACTCGCCACTGAGGAACTGGGGATCTCGATCCTCGAACTCGAGCCCGGCGGCAAGGGGATGGAACACGCCGAGGCGGAGTCGGGACAGGAGGAAGTCTACTACGTCGTCGAGGGACGGGTCGACGTCGACCTGACCGACGCGGGCGAGACCGTGACCCTCGAGACCGACGAGGCGATCCGGCTCGACCCCGAGGAGTCGCGTCAGATCTTGAACCAGTACGACGAGCGGGCAAAGCTCGTGTTGGTCGGCGCGCCGTTGTGA
- a CDS encoding adenylate kinase family protein: MRVAVTGTPGTGKTTATELLESRLADEEAAPNAATDADGESAPDLEVIHLNRVLEAEGLYTEVDADRESKVADLEALSEWLAGRDDAVVESHLAHHFDADRVVVLRCHPETLEERLLERGETAAKAEENAESEALDVILSEAVEEHGLESVYEVDTTDRDPDEVAAALEAVVAGECEPSAGEVDFIGYLT, from the coding sequence ATGAGAGTCGCCGTCACCGGCACGCCCGGCACCGGGAAGACGACCGCGACGGAACTGCTCGAGTCGCGGCTGGCTGACGAGGAGGCCGCTCCGAACGCGGCGACGGACGCCGACGGCGAATCGGCCCCCGATCTCGAGGTGATCCATCTCAACCGCGTCCTCGAAGCGGAAGGGCTCTACACCGAGGTTGATGCCGACCGCGAGAGCAAGGTCGCGGACCTCGAGGCCCTCTCCGAGTGGCTCGCCGGCCGGGACGACGCCGTTGTCGAGTCCCACCTCGCGCATCACTTCGACGCCGACCGCGTGGTCGTCCTGCGGTGTCACCCCGAGACGCTCGAGGAACGCCTGCTCGAGCGCGGCGAGACCGCCGCGAAGGCCGAGGAGAACGCCGAGAGCGAGGCGCTGGACGTGATCCTCTCGGAGGCCGTCGAGGAACACGGCCTCGAGTCGGTCTACGAGGTCGACACGACCGATCGCGATCCGGACGAGGTTGCGGCAGCACTCGAGGCGGTCGTTGCGGGCGAGTGCGAGCCAAGCGCCGGCGAGGTCGACTTCATCGGGTACCTGACATGA
- a CDS encoding CDP-alcohol phosphatidyltransferase family protein — translation MTLDKFRPYVSRFLDPFVKGFDRVGMTPNGVSVVAFGMAILAAVAFALGGLEDPVWYAVAAALVFLNGWLDIVDGALAREQEVASAGGDLLDHVLDRYADIVVIAGLAAGVEDYLLGFAAVTGVVMTSYLGTQAQAVGLDRVYGGLVGRADRLAIIGIVGFLAYPITGPIVGGFTLVGLLLVFLAVVGHLTALQRFYYSWQALE, via the coding sequence ATGACGCTCGACAAGTTCCGGCCGTACGTCTCGCGGTTTCTCGACCCCTTCGTCAAGGGCTTTGACCGCGTCGGTATGACGCCAAACGGCGTGAGCGTCGTCGCCTTCGGGATGGCGATCCTCGCCGCGGTCGCGTTCGCACTGGGCGGGCTCGAGGACCCGGTCTGGTACGCCGTGGCCGCCGCGCTGGTCTTTCTCAATGGCTGGCTCGACATCGTCGACGGCGCGCTCGCGCGCGAACAGGAGGTCGCGTCGGCGGGCGGCGACCTGCTGGATCACGTCCTCGATCGCTACGCCGACATCGTCGTCATCGCAGGGTTGGCCGCGGGCGTCGAGGACTACCTGCTCGGCTTCGCGGCCGTGACCGGCGTCGTGATGACCTCGTATCTCGGCACGCAGGCACAGGCCGTCGGCCTCGATCGGGTCTACGGCGGGCTCGTCGGGCGCGCCGACCGGCTGGCGATCATCGGGATCGTCGGCTTTCTGGCCTATCCGATCACGGGGCCGATCGTCGGCGGGTTCACGCTCGTTGGGCTCCTGTTGGTCTTCCTCGCGGTCGTCGGCCACCTGACCGCACTCCAGCGCTTCTATTACTCCTGGCAAGCCCTCGAGTGA
- the cofD gene encoding 2-phospho-L-lactate transferase encodes MVTFLSGGTGTPKLLDGAAAAFSPEETTVVANTGDDIELGGLFVSPDVDTLLFQGGGILDRETWWGIEGDTHRTNSALKDIASAADLPDGPQYLPEEKQTDGRDLANWRRFSGVAEFMTIGDRDRAVHITRTSLLDEGYTLSEATQQLADGFGLTIDLFPMSDDPVASLVHTDEGLMHFQEYWVARRGEPTVDTVEFRGSSQAEPAPGVLEALDDTVVIGPSNPVTSIGPMLALPGVAEALAETTVVAVSPFLGDDAFSGPAGDLMAAVNAKPSTAGLATAYPFADAFVIDESDDATFEAPAVRTDIGIDSREDAARVIRAIEAAIERVA; translated from the coding sequence ATGGTAACCTTCCTCTCCGGGGGCACCGGCACGCCGAAGCTGTTAGACGGCGCTGCCGCCGCGTTCTCGCCGGAGGAGACCACGGTCGTCGCCAACACGGGCGACGACATCGAACTCGGCGGACTCTTCGTCTCGCCGGACGTCGATACGCTGTTGTTTCAGGGCGGTGGGATCCTTGACCGGGAGACGTGGTGGGGTATCGAGGGCGATACGCATCGAACGAACTCGGCGCTGAAAGACATCGCGTCGGCCGCGGACCTCCCCGACGGTCCGCAGTACCTCCCCGAGGAGAAACAGACCGACGGCCGCGACCTCGCGAACTGGCGGCGCTTTTCGGGAGTCGCCGAGTTCATGACGATCGGCGATCGCGACCGGGCCGTCCACATCACGCGGACCAGCCTCCTCGACGAAGGCTACACGCTGAGCGAGGCGACCCAGCAACTCGCCGACGGGTTCGGACTTACGATCGACCTGTTCCCGATGAGCGACGATCCCGTCGCCAGCCTCGTCCACACGGACGAGGGGCTGATGCACTTTCAGGAGTACTGGGTCGCCCGCCGGGGCGAGCCGACCGTCGACACCGTCGAGTTTCGGGGCTCCTCACAGGCCGAGCCCGCACCGGGCGTCCTCGAGGCGCTCGACGACACCGTCGTCATCGGCCCCTCGAATCCGGTCACCAGTATCGGACCGATGCTCGCGTTGCCGGGCGTCGCCGAGGCGCTCGCCGAGACCACGGTCGTCGCCGTCTCGCCGTTCCTCGGGGACGACGCGTTCTCCGGGCCCGCCGGCGACCTCATGGCGGCGGTCAACGCAAAGCCAAGCACTGCGGGGTTGGCGACCGCCTATCCCTTCGCCGACGCCTTCGTGATCGACGAGAGCGACGACGCCACCTTCGAAGCTCCGGCGGTCAGGACCGATATCGGGATCGACTCCCGAGAGGACGCGGCCCGCGTGATCCGCGCGATCGAGGCGGCGATCGAGCGCGTGGCATGA
- the hisC gene encoding histidinol-phosphate transaminase, with protein MQPRDLSDHVAYEAGRGIEEVARDLDRDPSEFIKLASNENPHGPSPAAAVAIRETASSVSSYPKAAHADLTTAVAGRWNVTDDQVWLANGGDGAIDYLHRTTLNPDDDVLVPTPGFAYYGMSARFHHGGVREYALSKADDFTQDADTVLEAYDGERVIWVTSPHNPTGSTMPLAEIERLADETDEETLIAVDEAYGEFADEESAIALLDGWDEFEARDDVAVLRTFSKAYGLAGVRLGYAVVPDEWADAYARVNTPFAASELACRAGLAAIDDEEHVVRTVETTRESRAYMRDDIDAHVWESQGNFVLVDVGDASAVAAEMQERGVIVRDCSSFGLPGCVRITCGTEDETERAVATLNEVLADLDVESSPADESDTEVADT; from the coding sequence ATGCAACCGCGCGACCTGTCCGATCACGTCGCTTACGAGGCGGGTCGAGGCATCGAGGAGGTCGCCCGCGATCTCGACCGGGACCCCTCCGAGTTCATCAAACTCGCCTCGAACGAGAACCCCCACGGCCCCTCACCGGCCGCCGCCGTCGCCATCCGGGAAACGGCCTCGAGCGTGAGTTCCTACCCCAAAGCCGCCCACGCCGATCTCACGACCGCCGTCGCCGGCCGCTGGAACGTCACCGACGACCAGGTTTGGCTGGCAAACGGCGGCGACGGGGCGATAGACTACCTCCACCGGACGACGCTGAACCCGGACGACGACGTCCTCGTTCCCACGCCCGGCTTCGCCTACTACGGGATGAGTGCCCGATTTCACCACGGCGGCGTCCGTGAGTACGCTCTCTCGAAAGCCGACGACTTCACGCAGGACGCCGACACCGTCCTCGAGGCTTACGACGGCGAGCGCGTGATCTGGGTCACGAGCCCCCACAACCCGACGGGCTCGACGATGCCCCTCGCGGAGATCGAACGCCTCGCAGACGAGACCGACGAGGAAACCCTGATCGCCGTCGACGAGGCCTACGGCGAGTTCGCCGACGAGGAAAGCGCCATCGCGTTGCTGGACGGCTGGGACGAGTTCGAGGCCCGCGACGACGTCGCGGTCCTCCGGACGTTCTCGAAGGCCTACGGACTGGCCGGCGTTCGCCTCGGCTACGCCGTCGTGCCCGACGAGTGGGCCGACGCCTACGCCCGCGTGAACACGCCCTTCGCGGCGAGCGAACTCGCCTGTCGGGCCGGGCTCGCGGCCATCGACGACGAGGAACACGTCGTCCGGACCGTCGAAACAACCCGCGAATCCCGCGCGTACATGCGCGACGACATCGACGCCCACGTTTGGGAGAGCCAGGGCAACTTCGTCCTCGTCGACGTCGGCGACGCTTCGGCCGTCGCCGCCGAGATGCAGGAACGCGGCGTCATCGTTCGTGACTGCTCGAGTTTCGGTCTCCCTGGCTGTGTCCGCATCACCTGCGGAACCGAAGACGAAACGGAACGGGCCGTCGCAACGCTCAACGAGGTCCTCGCCGACCTCGACGTCGAATCGTCCCCGGCGGACGAGTCGGATACGGAGGTCGCCGACACATGA
- a CDS encoding beta/alpha barrel domain-containing protein, with product MSNELPFTPPLALASLSGEADADWARAGAEYAGAAFLGGIALDDDSRAAARELVARDRTEFLPDDPLSFLEGELDALADVPIQPAFNVRSTTIEPVVDAARVCRDRDAYLEINAHCRQDELCAVGCGETLLRDGERLTTYVARAADTGATVGVKVRAEVPGVDLPALATRLERAGAAFVHVDAMDSESVVADVVDATDLFVIANNGVRDDETVCEYVDYGADAVSVGRPSDNPAVLERVRDAVDRRLGLEASR from the coding sequence ATGAGCAACGAGCTACCGTTCACACCGCCGCTCGCGCTGGCCAGCCTCAGCGGCGAGGCCGACGCCGACTGGGCGCGGGCCGGGGCGGAGTACGCGGGGGCCGCGTTCCTCGGCGGGATCGCGCTCGACGACGACTCACGTGCGGCCGCGCGCGAACTCGTTGCCCGCGATCGGACCGAGTTCCTCCCCGACGATCCGCTCTCTTTTCTCGAGGGCGAACTCGACGCGCTCGCGGACGTCCCGATCCAGCCGGCGTTCAACGTCCGCAGTACCACGATCGAACCGGTCGTCGACGCCGCCCGGGTCTGCCGGGACCGGGACGCGTACCTCGAGATCAACGCCCACTGCCGCCAAGACGAGCTGTGTGCCGTCGGCTGCGGCGAAACCCTGCTGCGTGACGGCGAGCGCCTCACAACTTACGTCGCCAGAGCAGCCGACACCGGCGCAACCGTCGGCGTGAAGGTCCGCGCGGAAGTCCCCGGTGTCGACCTCCCGGCGCTCGCTACCCGACTCGAGCGCGCGGGCGCGGCGTTCGTCCACGTCGACGCGATGGACAGCGAGTCCGTCGTCGCCGACGTGGTCGATGCGACCGATCTCTTCGTCATCGCCAACAACGGCGTCCGCGACGACGAGACCGTCTGCGAGTACGTCGACTACGGCGCGGACGCGGTCAGCGTCGGTCGCCCCAGCGACAACCCCGCCGTCCTCGAGCGGGTCCGCGACGCCGTGGATCGGCGGCTGGGGCTCGAGGCGAGCCGATAG
- a CDS encoding DUF5059 domain-containing protein gives MRQTRRTWLKGSGAAIASLALAGCSSDGDEDDESTDDGGPSDEESATVEPAERAVAAEWNAMRARLWDALAAGEAGKTGTGAAIAGDTFERFETASGEYNAHEVLEETDHDRYEAFEEALGELRTEGLDRGDIGRAREETVIGSDELGQAQTALVGEETAQALDLQSIGTSTADAVVAAEAGAFDAAETVATDALERFEEAAVHDAIEEADGEIYERFESALEAVAAAAGEEDLEGVRSSATDTLAAANEGAYALAPSESAAGAGQIATYQARGWDAAALSGLGGPSTAFAHAAALTGYRARAHDAAWLFERGHGDAAGRVVENAFAHFEGARAHEALEEASEDAYHRFEEDGLDALATAIENDDAEAVANAVKAVDDGVVTGIEALGTGVEPALLEANFFRARLGDAVERYRLGESEVAAEIASGLFETFEANEADFHETLEEADHDLYETFEDEHLNGLIDAFENEDDAAVADHADGLEATLLEFETTAGTTAQVSAVESAAMAARAFDAGVLDVLGAADRAETVLQEIFEDFERGAGGFHEALEEADHDRYESFEAALGDARNAAADGGDVSAAVRAFNEQAIEATYTVVADAGGSFSDAAASLASDVFAAFEEARAHELLEEADHDIYEGFEAALEDYIGALEDGSDVEAAAETFATAALRAQFAVAGAPDAAPSGDGTGDSGEGSGSETDLEGGPNVVEGVPNDADHVVDMEAVAFEPETLTVAQGDTVAWKHAAGEPHSVTAYEDRIPDDADYWASGGFDGEDAAREGWENGTGAVQSGESYVHTFETTGEHEYVCIPHEKAGMVGTVVVE, from the coding sequence ATGCGACAGACACGACGGACGTGGTTGAAGGGGAGCGGCGCCGCAATCGCGAGTCTCGCCCTCGCCGGCTGTTCCAGCGACGGCGACGAGGACGACGAGTCCACGGACGACGGTGGCCCGAGCGACGAGGAATCGGCGACCGTCGAGCCGGCCGAGCGAGCCGTCGCCGCCGAGTGGAACGCGATGCGGGCCCGCCTGTGGGACGCGCTCGCGGCGGGCGAAGCCGGGAAGACCGGAACGGGTGCCGCCATCGCCGGCGACACGTTCGAACGGTTCGAGACCGCAAGCGGCGAGTACAACGCCCACGAAGTCCTCGAGGAAACGGATCACGACCGCTACGAGGCGTTCGAGGAAGCCCTCGGCGAACTCCGGACGGAGGGCCTCGATCGCGGGGACATCGGCCGGGCACGCGAGGAAACCGTCATCGGCAGTGACGAACTCGGCCAGGCCCAAACGGCGCTCGTCGGCGAGGAGACGGCACAGGCGCTCGATCTCCAGTCGATCGGTACGTCGACGGCCGACGCCGTCGTCGCCGCCGAGGCCGGTGCCTTCGACGCCGCCGAAACGGTCGCGACCGACGCGCTCGAGCGGTTCGAGGAGGCCGCGGTCCACGACGCGATCGAGGAGGCCGACGGCGAGATCTACGAGCGGTTCGAGAGCGCCCTCGAGGCCGTCGCGGCGGCCGCGGGAGAAGAAGACCTCGAGGGCGTCCGCTCGAGCGCGACGGACACGCTCGCGGCGGCCAACGAGGGCGCGTACGCCCTCGCACCGTCCGAGTCGGCGGCGGGGGCCGGTCAGATCGCGACCTATCAGGCCCGTGGCTGGGACGCCGCGGCGCTTTCGGGACTGGGCGGGCCGTCGACGGCGTTCGCACACGCGGCCGCACTGACCGGCTATCGGGCACGGGCACACGACGCCGCCTGGCTCTTCGAGCGCGGACACGGAGACGCGGCAGGGCGAGTCGTCGAGAACGCCTTCGCCCACTTCGAGGGCGCTCGCGCACACGAGGCCCTCGAGGAAGCCAGCGAGGACGCCTACCACCGGTTCGAGGAGGACGGACTCGACGCGCTCGCGACGGCTATCGAAAACGACGACGCCGAAGCGGTCGCGAACGCTGTCAAAGCTGTCGATGACGGGGTCGTGACCGGGATCGAGGCGCTGGGAACCGGCGTCGAACCCGCTCTGCTCGAGGCGAACTTCTTCAGGGCCCGGCTCGGCGACGCCGTCGAGCGGTACCGACTCGGCGAGAGCGAGGTCGCCGCCGAAATCGCCAGCGGGCTGTTCGAGACCTTCGAAGCGAACGAGGCCGACTTCCACGAGACGCTCGAGGAGGCCGACCACGACCTCTACGAGACGTTCGAGGACGAACACCTGAACGGGCTGATCGATGCGTTCGAGAACGAGGACGACGCGGCCGTCGCCGACCACGCCGACGGCCTCGAGGCAACGCTGCTCGAGTTCGAAACGACGGCAGGGACGACCGCACAGGTCAGCGCCGTCGAGAGCGCCGCGATGGCGGCCCGGGCGTTCGACGCGGGCGTACTGGACGTCCTCGGTGCGGCGGATCGTGCGGAAACCGTGCTGCAAGAGATCTTCGAGGACTTCGAACGCGGTGCCGGCGGCTTCCACGAGGCGCTCGAGGAAGCCGACCACGATCGCTACGAATCGTTCGAAGCGGCCCTCGGTGATGCCCGCAACGCCGCCGCCGACGGCGGGGACGTGAGCGCGGCAGTCCGGGCGTTCAACGAGCAGGCGATCGAAGCGACCTATACCGTCGTCGCGGACGCGGGCGGCTCGTTCAGTGACGCCGCCGCGTCGCTCGCATCGGACGTGTTCGCGGCGTTCGAGGAAGCACGGGCCCACGAACTCCTCGAGGAGGCCGACCACGATATCTACGAGGGCTTCGAGGCGGCGCTCGAGGACTACATCGGTGCGCTCGAGGACGGTTCGGACGTCGAGGCGGCCGCCGAAACGTTCGCGACGGCGGCGCTGCGGGCACAGTTCGCGGTCGCCGGCGCGCCCGACGCCGCCCCGAGCGGCGACGGAACGGGCGACTCCGGCGAGGGGTCCGGTTCGGAGACCGACCTCGAGGGCGGGCCGAACGTCGTCGAAGGCGTTCCGAACGACGCCGACCACGTCGTCGATATGGAGGCCGTCGCGTTCGAACCGGAGACGCTCACCGTCGCGCAGGGCGACACCGTCGCCTGGAAACACGCGGCCGGCGAACCCCACTCCGTCACGGCCTACGAGGACCGGATTCCGGACGATGCCGACTACTGGGCCTCGGGTGGGTTCGATGGCGAGGACGCCGCCCGCGAGGGCTGGGAGAACGGCACGGGCGCAGTTCAGTCGGGCGAGTCCTACGTCCACACCTTTGAGACGACCGGCGAACACGAGTACGTCTGTATTCCTCACGAGAAGGCCGGGATGGTCGGGACCGTCGTCGTCGAGTAA
- a CDS encoding multiprotein bridging factor aMBF1, with translation MVQCEMCGAETSSPKTIKVEGAKLDVCSDCTDFGTEVKQPSSSSSSTKYSTGSSSSSSSGGGQSSGSTSSSSSGGSSQRRSDMFDDMDELATDYDDRVRNARESKGLSQSELANELNEKASLIRKIERGDTLPSDRVQSELESFLEINLNAEGASGEDSEWSGGSSTGSYTLGDVVKRKD, from the coding sequence ATGGTTCAGTGTGAGATGTGTGGGGCCGAGACATCGTCCCCGAAGACGATCAAAGTCGAGGGCGCGAAGCTAGACGTGTGTTCCGACTGTACGGACTTCGGTACCGAGGTCAAACAGCCCTCGAGTTCGAGTTCGTCGACGAAGTACTCGACCGGCTCGAGTTCGTCGTCCTCGAGCGGGGGCGGCCAGTCGTCCGGCTCCACGAGTTCGTCGAGTTCCGGTGGCTCGAGCCAGCGCCGCTCGGACATGTTCGACGACATGGACGAGTTGGCGACCGACTACGACGACCGGGTTCGCAACGCCCGCGAGAGCAAGGGTCTCAGCCAGTCCGAACTCGCGAACGAACTCAACGAGAAGGCGAGCCTGATCCGCAAGATCGAACGCGGCGATACCCTCCCGAGCGACCGAGTGCAGTCCGAACTCGAGAGCTTCCTCGAGATCAACCTGAACGCCGAAGGGGCGTCCGGCGAGGACTCGGAGTGGTCCGGCGGCTCCTCGACCGGCAGTTACACGCTCGGCGACGTCGTCAAGCGCAAGGACTAA
- the ligA gene encoding ATP-dependent DNA ligase LigA, with protein sequence MEFATFADRAGTIDAEPADLEIVAHVRDLLAAADDEIEVVARFVQGRVFPAWDSTTLDIGPSACYEAIARAAGQNVSSDDVEDRLADVGEIGDVAASYEFGGQQGLGAFTDGDGGTGDDLTVREVADTLTELAAAEGSGSHDRKVDLLFGLFNRASSEEARYLARLVLSEMRIGVGEGTVRDAIAAAFEVPEDRVERALQVSNDYGRVARIARDEGVVGLDTMDLAVGRPVQAMLAQAGTVTDALEEWGTAAVEWKYDGARIQLHHDPAGMDDGDGSTVETRVFSRNMEDVTDALPEVVEFAAETLEAPAILDGEVVAVDDDGSPLPFQEVLKRFRRKHDVAKARENVSVRPVFFDCLHADGEDLLADPLTTRHDRLRSVLVDSGADGDAGDAVADEDIEGLSLLWTTDDPDEIESIDADALEAGHEGIMLKDPESTYSPGRRGKHWRKRKPDVETIDCVVTGAEWGEGRRATFLGTFELAVRAGDEFETVGKVATGITDEKLEELTDLLEPHIVAEAGQEVDLEPAVVFEVGYEEIQSSPTYSSGYALRFPRFLGVRYDKDPEGADSLERLQRLQA encoded by the coding sequence ATGGAGTTCGCCACGTTCGCCGACCGCGCCGGGACGATCGACGCCGAACCCGCCGACCTCGAGATCGTCGCCCACGTCAGGGACCTGCTCGCGGCGGCCGACGACGAGATCGAGGTCGTCGCGCGGTTCGTCCAGGGGCGGGTGTTCCCCGCCTGGGACTCGACGACGCTCGACATCGGCCCGAGCGCGTGTTACGAGGCGATCGCCCGCGCGGCGGGGCAAAACGTCAGTAGCGACGACGTCGAGGACCGACTCGCCGACGTGGGCGAGATCGGCGACGTGGCGGCCAGCTACGAGTTCGGCGGCCAGCAGGGCCTCGGCGCGTTCACGGATGGCGACGGCGGAACCGGTGACGATCTCACCGTCCGCGAGGTCGCCGACACTCTCACTGAACTGGCCGCCGCCGAGGGATCGGGCAGCCACGACCGGAAGGTCGACCTCCTCTTTGGCCTGTTCAACCGCGCCTCGAGCGAGGAGGCGCGCTATCTCGCCCGACTCGTCCTCTCGGAGATGCGCATCGGCGTCGGCGAGGGGACGGTCCGAGATGCCATCGCCGCGGCCTTCGAGGTCCCCGAGGACCGCGTCGAACGCGCCCTACAGGTGTCGAACGACTACGGACGGGTCGCCCGAATCGCACGAGACGAGGGCGTTGTGGGGCTCGACACCATGGACCTCGCGGTCGGCCGCCCCGTCCAGGCGATGCTCGCACAAGCCGGGACCGTGACCGACGCGCTCGAGGAGTGGGGGACGGCCGCGGTCGAGTGGAAGTACGACGGGGCGCGGATTCAGTTGCACCACGACCCCGCGGGCATGGACGACGGCGACGGCTCGACGGTCGAGACCCGCGTCTTCTCGCGGAACATGGAGGACGTCACCGACGCCCTTCCCGAGGTCGTCGAGTTCGCCGCGGAAACCCTCGAGGCCCCCGCCATCCTCGACGGCGAGGTCGTCGCCGTCGACGACGACGGCTCGCCGCTGCCGTTCCAAGAAGTTCTCAAGCGGTTCCGCCGGAAGCACGATGTCGCGAAGGCCCGCGAGAACGTCTCGGTGCGCCCCGTCTTCTTCGACTGTCTGCACGCCGACGGCGAGGACCTGCTCGCGGACCCGCTGACGACCCGCCACGACCGGCTCCGGTCGGTGCTGGTCGATTCCGGTGCCGATGGCGATGCGGGCGACGCGGTCGCGGACGAGGACATCGAGGGCCTCTCCCTGCTCTGGACCACCGACGATCCCGACGAGATCGAGTCGATCGACGCCGACGCGCTCGAGGCCGGCCACGAGGGGATCATGCTCAAGGATCCCGAATCGACCTACTCGCCGGGCCGACGGGGGAAACACTGGCGCAAGCGCAAGCCGGACGTGGAGACCATCGACTGCGTCGTCACCGGTGCCGAGTGGGGCGAGGGCCGACGCGCGACCTTCCTCGGGACCTTCGAACTCGCCGTGCGCGCGGGTGACGAGTTCGAGACCGTCGGCAAAGTCGCAACCGGGATCACCGACGAGAAATTAGAAGAGCTGACCGACCTGCTCGAGCCCCACATCGTCGCCGAGGCGGGACAGGAAGTCGACCTCGAGCCCGCGGTCGTCTTCGAGGTCGGCTACGAGGAGATCCAGTCCTCGCCGACTTACTCGTCGGGCTATGCGCTTCGGTTCCCGCGGTTTCTGGGCGTGCGGTACGACAAGGACCCCGAGGGCGCGGACTCGCTCGAGCGCTTACAGCGCCTGCAGGCGTGA